A portion of the Ralstonia nicotianae genome contains these proteins:
- a CDS encoding GntR family transcriptional regulator, whose product MTQAQNVETRLREMILNMEIGPGERLTERWAEAQLGASRTPVRAALLRLETDGLICREGRGWMVTPLDIQEIEQLFVYREVLEVAAIQLAAKHANIEALDRLEAALEACRPGTSTREAHQLGTEFHVQLAALAANDFIARGVADAMTRLSRARWLGTTPEHQGWDEHRAVLAALREGDAAKASALVSQHLRDSRDRLMKILTEGRRSLRARGIMVERS is encoded by the coding sequence ATGACACAAGCGCAAAACGTGGAAACCCGCCTTCGGGAAATGATCCTCAACATGGAGATCGGCCCCGGCGAGCGCCTGACGGAACGCTGGGCCGAAGCCCAGTTGGGCGCCTCGCGGACGCCGGTCCGGGCTGCGTTGTTGCGCCTGGAGACGGACGGCCTGATCTGCCGCGAAGGCCGCGGCTGGATGGTGACGCCGCTCGACATTCAGGAGATCGAGCAGCTCTTCGTCTATCGCGAGGTCCTGGAAGTGGCTGCAATCCAGCTTGCCGCGAAGCACGCAAACATCGAAGCGCTGGACCGGCTGGAGGCCGCGCTTGAAGCCTGCAGGCCGGGCACGTCAACACGCGAAGCGCACCAGCTCGGCACGGAATTCCACGTTCAACTGGCGGCGCTGGCGGCCAATGACTTCATCGCCCGTGGCGTTGCCGACGCCATGACGCGCCTGTCTCGCGCCCGCTGGCTGGGCACCACGCCCGAGCATCAGGGCTGGGACGAGCATCGCGCGGTGCTCGCGGCCTTGCGCGAAGGCGACGCCGCCAAGGCATCCGCACTCGTCAGCCAGCATCTCCGCGATAGCCGCGATCGGCTGATGAAGATCCTGACCGAGGGACGCCGCAGCCTGCGGGCTCGCGGGATCATGGTTGAACGGAGTTGA
- a CDS encoding MFS transporter, producing the protein MTPGSDEPWRRNLAVCLFGSFSTVLAMTLMLPFLPIYVEQLGVIGHAAIVQWSGVAFGATFVTAGLTAPLWGHLGDRYGRKPMLLRASLGMAIVVSLMGLATNIWQLVALRLLAGLAGGYASGATILVAVQTPKARSGWALGVLASGVMAGNLVGPLVGGALPPMIGMRATFWCAGGLIFVSFLATAWLVREAQKLPEAVRTVASWAQVPNKRAVIAMLLAGLILMVANMSIEPIITVYVQRLVSDPRKVTFVAGLVMSAAALGSVLSASQLGKLADRIGHSTVIITALASAGLLLIPQALVTASWQLIGLRFAMGLALGGLLPCIAAVLRHNVPDPLVGKVMGYALSFQFAGQVVGPLAGGFVGGHAGMRAVFFMTGGLLLLGAFFIWRIVGFAPGRSRIRASRL; encoded by the coding sequence ATGACACCGGGTAGTGATGAGCCCTGGCGGCGCAACCTTGCCGTTTGCCTGTTCGGCTCCTTTTCGACGGTCCTGGCGATGACGCTGATGCTGCCGTTTCTGCCGATCTATGTGGAGCAACTCGGCGTGATCGGCCATGCGGCCATCGTCCAATGGTCTGGCGTCGCGTTTGGGGCGACCTTCGTCACCGCGGGGCTCACTGCGCCGCTATGGGGGCATCTGGGCGACCGCTACGGCCGGAAGCCGATGCTGCTGAGGGCGAGTCTCGGGATGGCGATCGTGGTGTCGCTGATGGGGCTCGCGACGAACATCTGGCAACTGGTGGCGCTGCGCTTATTGGCCGGTCTGGCGGGCGGGTACGCGTCGGGGGCCACGATCCTCGTCGCGGTGCAAACGCCGAAAGCGCGGTCGGGCTGGGCGCTCGGGGTGCTCGCTTCCGGTGTGATGGCCGGCAATCTGGTGGGGCCGCTCGTCGGCGGCGCATTGCCCCCGATGATCGGCATGCGCGCCACCTTCTGGTGTGCCGGTGGACTGATCTTCGTCTCGTTCCTCGCGACGGCGTGGTTGGTCCGCGAAGCGCAGAAACTGCCGGAGGCGGTGCGGACCGTTGCCTCTTGGGCGCAGGTTCCGAACAAGCGCGCCGTCATCGCGATGCTGCTGGCCGGGCTGATTCTGATGGTCGCCAATATGTCCATCGAGCCCATCATCACCGTCTATGTGCAACGCCTCGTCAGCGATCCGCGGAAGGTCACGTTCGTGGCGGGTCTGGTCATGTCGGCCGCGGCGCTGGGCAGCGTGCTTTCCGCTTCGCAGCTCGGCAAGCTCGCGGACCGGATCGGCCATTCCACCGTGATCATCACCGCGCTGGCTTCGGCCGGGCTGCTGCTCATCCCGCAGGCGTTGGTCACGGCAAGCTGGCAGCTCATCGGCTTGCGCTTCGCCATGGGCCTCGCGCTGGGCGGTCTGTTGCCCTGCATCGCCGCAGTCCTGCGTCACAACGTACCCGACCCGCTCGTCGGCAAGGTGATGGGCTATGCGCTGTCATTCCAGTTCGCGGGGCAGGTTGTGGGGCCCTTGGCCGGTGGCTTTGTCGGCGGTCACGCCGGTATGCGTGCCGTGTTCTTTATGACTGGCGGGCTGTTGCTGCTTGGCGCTTTTTTTATCTGGCGGATCGTGGGCTTCGCGCCGGGCCGGTCACGTATTCGCGCTTCCCGTCTTTGA
- a CDS encoding isochorismatase family cysteine hydrolase has protein sequence MSEPFQLNPAKSALLVMDYQNVLLEHFVSEDQRAGVLANTARMIEAARAAQMPVVYVMVAFRQGYPEVSERNRLFSRVKQSGAFGCGQVETAIHPAVAPLDNEPVVIKHRIGAFTGTALETLLRSNGIETLVLAGVTTAGVVLSTVRQALDLDYRVVVARDCCADPDHDVHHVLLDKVIAQHAEVVSAQRVVDALPA, from the coding sequence ATGTCTGAGCCGTTTCAACTGAACCCAGCCAAATCAGCCTTGCTGGTGATGGATTACCAGAACGTGTTGCTGGAGCACTTTGTTTCGGAGGATCAGCGTGCCGGCGTGCTCGCCAACACCGCACGGATGATCGAGGCCGCGCGTGCGGCCCAGATGCCGGTCGTCTACGTGATGGTGGCATTCAGGCAAGGCTACCCGGAAGTCAGCGAACGGAACCGGCTGTTTTCGCGGGTCAAGCAAAGCGGTGCGTTCGGGTGCGGTCAGGTGGAAACCGCCATCCATCCCGCCGTCGCGCCGCTGGACAACGAACCCGTCGTCATCAAGCACCGCATCGGCGCGTTTACCGGGACAGCGCTGGAAACGCTGCTGCGCTCGAACGGCATCGAAACGCTCGTACTTGCCGGCGTCACGACCGCCGGCGTCGTGCTGTCGACCGTCAGGCAGGCGCTCGACCTGGACTACCGTGTCGTGGTGGCAAGAGACTGCTGCGCCGATCCGGACCACGACGTGCACCACGTGCTGCTCGACAAGGTGATCGCGCAGCATGCGGAGGTCGTGTCTGCGCAGCGGGTCGTCGACGCTTTGCCGGCGTAG
- a CDS encoding citrate/2-methylcitrate synthase has protein sequence MLQLRGRKDRPRVQTAQSALRIGGEPVLKSGITAITDEGPCYRGVKATDLARSGRPFEDCIELLWSGVLPARSLRWQAQSLPPAFDGFLDSIAAAAAVSNTRRLFSLSIEALAICRGANAELSAGASVLAARQLMQVLASMLGFLRERPRFEPASEHASLAEWLCGSLDLEASAANVQMLNAALIICADHELAPSTFVARIAASAGADLYSCVSSALGAFEGIFTGLGCDLAEDMLRRCPTPAKYVESLREIMLTRQPLPGYNHAIYPDGDPRAAVLLNLLHARAQKDKRAEIVLASIRAARARLKVMPSLNVGLAGVTVALGLPARTAGALMALARTAGWIAHVFEQRLAGFLVRPRVEYVGAITAAPR, from the coding sequence GTGCTGCAGCTGCGCGGACGCAAGGATCGTCCCCGCGTGCAAACGGCCCAGAGCGCGCTGCGCATCGGCGGCGAGCCGGTGCTCAAGAGCGGCATCACGGCCATCACGGACGAGGGGCCATGCTATCGCGGCGTCAAGGCGACGGATCTGGCGCGCAGCGGCCGCCCGTTCGAGGATTGCATCGAACTGCTCTGGAGCGGTGTGCTGCCTGCACGATCCCTCCGCTGGCAGGCCCAATCGCTGCCGCCGGCATTCGATGGCTTTCTCGATTCGATTGCCGCGGCCGCGGCTGTCAGCAATACGCGGCGGCTGTTCTCGTTGAGTATCGAAGCGTTGGCGATATGCCGGGGCGCGAACGCCGAACTCAGCGCTGGCGCCTCGGTGCTCGCGGCGCGGCAGCTCATGCAGGTGCTGGCGTCGATGCTCGGCTTCTTGCGGGAGCGCCCCCGCTTCGAGCCCGCCAGCGAACACGCTTCGCTTGCCGAATGGCTGTGCGGCAGCCTCGACCTGGAGGCCAGCGCCGCGAACGTGCAGATGCTGAACGCCGCGCTGATCATTTGCGCCGATCACGAACTGGCGCCTTCCACGTTCGTTGCCCGCATTGCCGCATCAGCGGGTGCCGACCTCTATTCCTGCGTGAGTTCGGCGCTCGGCGCGTTCGAGGGGATCTTCACCGGCCTGGGCTGCGATCTCGCCGAGGACATGCTCCGCCGTTGCCCGACGCCCGCGAAGTACGTGGAAAGCCTGAGGGAGATCATGCTGACCCGGCAGCCGCTGCCCGGCTACAACCATGCCATCTATCCCGATGGCGATCCGCGCGCCGCGGTGCTGCTCAACCTGCTGCATGCGCGTGCCCAGAAAGACAAGCGGGCGGAGATCGTGCTGGCCTCGATCCGTGCCGCGCGCGCCAGGCTCAAGGTGATGCCGAGCCTCAACGTGGGATTGGCCGGCGTGACGGTGGCGCTGGGGTTGCCGGCGCGCACGGCGGGCGCGCTGATGGCGCTTGCGCGCACGGCCGGATGGATCGCCCATGTCTTCGAGCAGCGCCTCGCCGGGTTTCTCGTGCGGCCGCGCGTGGAGTACGTCGGGGCCATCACCGCTGCGCCCCGGTGA
- a CDS encoding cupin domain-containing protein — translation MQEATSFSPRQSDDRDLVAALERVNVQPLWDRFKTLMTREPAAPDAPFLWPWKSMLPMIDRASAEVRMEDAERRVLLLVNPAFGGKVKTTTNLNAALQILGPHEHAHEHRHRLSAIRLILEGNTATTTVNGEHVPMSRGDLILTPAMCWHGHVNHGEDRMVWLDGLDLPLALFDLGVVSFEPGAANEAAASPPASLAGGAFAQAGMSPQGVLPQGGATFPLLRYPWESMCRTFESMPAAADGSKTVRYTHPVAGGAVMPTIDCYALELSGNAQTVARRTTHNAIVAVLEGEGTSRIGSTEIRWQPNDVFTIPHWNWASHRAEGGNARLFMMTDREVLARLGYLVEEAWA, via the coding sequence ATGCAGGAAGCGACTTCTTTCTCTCCCCGGCAGTCCGATGATCGCGATCTGGTCGCGGCGCTGGAGCGCGTCAATGTGCAGCCGCTCTGGGACCGGTTCAAGACCCTGATGACGCGCGAGCCGGCGGCGCCGGATGCGCCGTTCCTCTGGCCCTGGAAGTCCATGCTGCCGATGATCGACCGGGCCTCGGCCGAGGTCCGGATGGAGGATGCGGAACGGCGGGTGCTGCTGCTGGTCAATCCGGCGTTCGGCGGCAAGGTGAAAACCACCACCAACCTCAATGCCGCGCTGCAGATTCTGGGGCCGCACGAGCATGCGCATGAGCATCGGCACCGGCTGTCGGCCATCCGACTGATTCTCGAAGGCAACACCGCCACGACCACCGTGAACGGCGAGCATGTTCCGATGAGCCGGGGCGATCTGATCCTGACGCCCGCCATGTGCTGGCACGGCCATGTCAACCACGGCGAGGACCGCATGGTCTGGCTCGATGGGCTCGATCTGCCGCTCGCGCTGTTCGACCTGGGCGTTGTCTCGTTCGAGCCGGGGGCGGCCAATGAGGCTGCCGCCTCGCCGCCGGCTTCGCTTGCCGGCGGCGCATTCGCGCAGGCCGGCATGTCGCCCCAAGGGGTGCTTCCCCAGGGCGGCGCGACGTTCCCGCTGCTGCGCTACCCCTGGGAATCCATGTGCCGGACCTTCGAGAGCATGCCGGCAGCGGCCGACGGCTCCAAGACCGTGCGATACACCCATCCCGTCGCCGGCGGCGCCGTGATGCCGACGATCGACTGCTATGCGCTCGAGCTGTCCGGGAATGCCCAGACCGTCGCGCGCAGGACCACGCACAACGCCATCGTCGCCGTGCTGGAAGGGGAGGGCACCTCTCGGATCGGGTCGACGGAGATCCGCTGGCAGCCGAACGATGTCTTCACCATTCCGCACTGGAACTGGGCGTCGCACCGCGCTGAAGGCGGCAACGCACGGCTCTTCATGATGACCGATCGCGAGGTGCTGGCCCGCCTGGGCTATCTCGTGGAAGAAGCGTGGGCATGA
- a CDS encoding flavin-dependent oxidoreductase has translation MNTRNVAKPEVVVIGAGIGGLALALALHEVGVPCRIIESAPEIKPLGVGINLLPHAMAALDRLGVVQDLERKAVPTREVCFYTRRGQLVDRELRGRFAGYPLPQLSIHRADLHEVLLDAVRARLGPDAVELGRRCTGVTQDGRWVEVHVQDARKDPLPAIRGDIAVACDGVHSVVRKQMHPVEAVPRYEGTTQYRGTTRWQPFLSGASMVYLGTEKTGKLVLYPVRDNVDAQGRQLLNWVVEIERPDALLLRDWNRPARVEDFIGSFEACAFDWLDIPAVMRAADSIYEYPMVDQEPLPFWSEGRVTLLGDAAHPMMPRGSNGAAQAIIDALTLADQLAAHDDPERALKAYEDKRLDVTGKIVLANREISPDAILRLVEARTGGQPFDRIEDVLSAGEFEQWQARYREVAGFDRAQVQPGSAGTR, from the coding sequence ATGAATACCAGGAACGTCGCCAAGCCGGAGGTGGTGGTGATCGGTGCAGGCATCGGTGGCCTTGCGCTGGCATTGGCCCTCCATGAGGTCGGGGTGCCTTGCCGGATCATCGAGTCGGCGCCGGAGATCAAGCCGCTGGGCGTGGGGATCAACCTGCTGCCGCACGCGATGGCGGCGCTGGACCGGCTGGGCGTGGTCCAGGATCTGGAGCGCAAGGCCGTGCCGACGCGCGAGGTGTGCTTCTACACGCGCCGCGGGCAACTGGTCGACAGGGAGCTGCGCGGTCGCTTTGCCGGCTATCCCTTGCCGCAGCTGTCCATTCACCGGGCCGATCTCCATGAGGTGCTGCTCGATGCGGTGCGGGCGCGGCTCGGCCCCGACGCTGTCGAACTCGGGCGCCGGTGCACCGGGGTCACCCAGGATGGCCGGTGGGTGGAGGTGCATGTCCAGGATGCCAGGAAGGATCCGCTCCCGGCGATTCGCGGCGACATTGCCGTCGCCTGCGACGGGGTTCATTCGGTGGTGCGCAAGCAGATGCACCCGGTCGAGGCCGTGCCCCGCTACGAGGGCACGACACAGTACCGGGGCACGACACGCTGGCAGCCCTTCCTGAGCGGCGCCAGCATGGTGTACCTCGGGACCGAGAAGACCGGCAAGCTGGTCCTCTACCCGGTTCGCGACAACGTCGATGCGCAGGGGCGCCAGTTGCTCAACTGGGTGGTGGAGATCGAGCGGCCCGATGCATTGCTGTTGCGGGACTGGAATCGTCCCGCCCGCGTCGAAGACTTCATCGGCAGCTTCGAGGCCTGCGCTTTCGATTGGCTGGACATTCCCGCCGTCATGCGCGCCGCCGATTCGATCTACGAATATCCCATGGTCGACCAGGAGCCTTTGCCGTTCTGGTCCGAAGGGCGCGTGACGCTGCTGGGCGATGCCGCGCATCCCATGATGCCGCGCGGCTCCAACGGTGCGGCACAGGCGATCATCGATGCGCTCACGCTGGCCGACCAGCTCGCCGCGCACGACGACCCGGAACGCGCATTGAAGGCGTATGAGGACAAGCGCCTTGACGTCACCGGCAAGATCGTGCTCGCCAATCGCGAGATCTCGCCCGACGCCATCCTGCGCCTGGTCGAGGCGCGCACGGGCGGCCAACCCTTCGACCGCATCGAGGACGTGCTGTCGGCCGGGGAATTCGAACAGTGGCAGGCCCGCTATCGCGAGGTGGCGGGGTTCGACCGGGCGCAGGTCCAGCCCGGGTCAGCCGGGACAAGGTGA
- a CDS encoding fumarylacetoacetate hydrolase family protein has product MNICWFDDSRLGLVVGSEVCDVTRALEVLPPPRYPAPLGDTLVAHLDAVRAEIGRLKDSARRCPLAQVRLLSPVARPSKIIGVPVNYADHVREARNAAATFKQYAGGIEEQGLFLKATSSLVGCGEGVQVHFPQRPTHHEIELAVVIGKAGKAIPKAMALSHVAGYAIGLDMTVRGGEDRSFRKSIDTYSVLGPWLTTADDVADPQNLALGLSVNGQPRQQSNTRHMIMDIAQQIAWASTFYTLVPGDVIMTGTCDGVGPVGAGDLMLATIEGLGSMSVEVR; this is encoded by the coding sequence ATGAACATCTGCTGGTTTGACGACAGCCGGCTGGGCCTGGTTGTCGGCAGCGAAGTGTGCGACGTCACGCGCGCGCTGGAGGTGCTTCCCCCGCCGCGGTATCCGGCCCCCCTGGGCGACACGCTGGTGGCCCATCTCGATGCCGTGCGGGCCGAGATCGGACGGCTGAAGGACAGCGCGCGGCGCTGTCCGCTGGCGCAGGTGCGCCTGCTCAGCCCGGTGGCGCGACCGTCGAAGATCATCGGGGTCCCCGTGAACTACGCCGATCACGTCCGCGAGGCCCGGAACGCCGCCGCGACGTTCAAGCAGTACGCAGGGGGCATCGAAGAACAGGGCCTGTTCCTGAAAGCGACGAGTTCGCTGGTCGGTTGCGGCGAGGGGGTCCAGGTCCACTTTCCGCAACGCCCGACCCATCACGAGATCGAGCTGGCCGTCGTGATCGGCAAAGCGGGCAAGGCGATTCCGAAGGCCATGGCGCTGTCGCATGTGGCGGGCTATGCGATCGGCCTGGACATGACGGTCCGTGGCGGCGAAGACCGGTCATTCCGCAAGTCGATCGACACCTACTCGGTGCTGGGGCCCTGGCTGACCACGGCCGACGATGTCGCGGACCCGCAGAATCTGGCGCTCGGCCTGAGCGTCAATGGGCAGCCGCGTCAGCAGTCGAACACGCGCCACATGATCATGGACATCGCCCAGCAGATCGCGTGGGCATCGACCTTCTATACGCTGGTGCCCGGTGACGTCATCATGACGGGCACCTGCGACGGCGTAGGACCGGTCGGGGCGGGTGACCTCATGCTGGCGACCATTGAGGGTCTCGGGAGCATGAGCGTCGAGGTCCGGTGA
- a CDS encoding LysR family transcriptional regulator yields the protein MNDLDPKLLVLFAKVVRLNSISRAARLLSIPKATISRSLTRLEDALGSRLFERSSRGMRLTEAGERIARHGQRVVEEIEEAKAAIGATQTAMSGQLRIATPLTFGRSLLSPVLPRFLARHPQLHVEVELTNRRVDPSEENFDLVVRLGPLADTSLVAKPLGIVNFAACASPGYLKAHARVRRPEDLSRHAIIDVFNGAEHHHWIFTHGDERVEVEVARRFDANDPIMRCDAAAAGLGISLLPLWLLKKEVACGRLETVLPQWHSTRSTEIYAMYPNRRSLSAKSRAFLAFLEEEIPPQLA from the coding sequence ATGAACGATCTTGATCCCAAGCTCCTCGTACTCTTCGCGAAGGTTGTGCGGCTCAATAGCATCAGTCGTGCGGCGCGCCTGCTTTCCATCCCGAAGGCGACCATCAGCCGCAGCCTGACGCGGCTGGAGGATGCCCTGGGCTCGCGGCTGTTCGAGCGCTCGTCCCGGGGCATGCGGCTGACCGAGGCCGGTGAGCGGATCGCACGCCATGGCCAGCGGGTCGTCGAAGAGATCGAAGAAGCGAAGGCAGCCATCGGCGCCACGCAAACCGCCATGAGCGGCCAGCTCCGGATCGCCACGCCGCTGACGTTCGGCCGCTCGCTGCTGTCGCCGGTCCTGCCCAGGTTCCTGGCCCGCCACCCTCAGCTGCACGTCGAGGTCGAGCTCACCAATCGGCGGGTCGATCCCAGCGAAGAAAACTTCGACCTGGTCGTTCGGCTCGGGCCGCTGGCCGACACGTCACTGGTGGCCAAGCCGCTGGGCATCGTGAACTTCGCGGCATGCGCGAGCCCCGGCTACCTGAAGGCCCACGCCCGGGTACGGCGCCCCGAAGACCTGTCGCGCCATGCCATCATCGACGTCTTCAACGGCGCCGAGCACCACCACTGGATCTTCACGCATGGCGATGAGCGCGTGGAAGTCGAAGTGGCCCGCCGTTTCGACGCCAATGACCCGATCATGCGCTGCGACGCGGCCGCCGCCGGCCTCGGCATATCGCTGCTGCCCCTGTGGCTTCTGAAGAAAGAGGTGGCATGCGGCCGGCTCGAAACGGTGCTGCCGCAATGGCACTCGACGCGCAGCACGGAAATCTACGCGATGTATCCGAACCGGCGCAGCCTGTCCGCCAAGTCCCGGGCCTTCCTGGCCTTCCTGGAGGAAGAGATCCCGCCCCAGCTCGCCTGA
- a CDS encoding SphA family protein, whose protein sequence is MSQPKRGRPLPAALATLAALSAAVSAHATEGGGSLYPNGIENFTMAAAPPPGTYLLLYSLHMEADQLRDNSGDRVPVGFRLRASGITPRLVVVTPNTLLGGQPVFHVIAPLVSLDVSLAGKADSRQGLGDMTFGAGLAYHLSPRLHAIVALDVFAPTGQYDQNRLANIGRNYWSAEPVFGISYLQPSGFNADLKVMYDFNGRNAATGYRSGQELHADFALGWGLGNGWTLGAGGYVYQQTTDDRQDGNTLSGHRGRAVALGPSIRFDGGKWFVTAKYQKEFGVRNRAQGEGLVIKAVLPF, encoded by the coding sequence ATGTCCCAACCCAAACGCGGCCGGCCCCTGCCTGCCGCCCTGGCCACGCTGGCCGCCCTATCGGCGGCAGTCTCCGCGCACGCCACGGAAGGCGGCGGCAGCCTGTATCCGAACGGCATCGAGAACTTCACGATGGCCGCCGCGCCGCCGCCGGGCACCTACCTGCTGCTGTATAGCTTGCACATGGAAGCCGACCAGCTTCGCGACAACAGTGGCGACCGGGTCCCGGTCGGCTTCCGTCTGCGCGCCTCGGGCATCACGCCCCGGCTGGTCGTGGTCACGCCGAATACGCTGCTGGGCGGACAGCCCGTGTTCCACGTCATCGCGCCGCTGGTGAGCCTCGACGTCAGCCTGGCCGGCAAGGCGGATTCCCGCCAGGGGCTGGGCGACATGACCTTCGGCGCGGGCCTGGCCTATCACCTCTCGCCGCGGCTCCACGCCATCGTTGCGCTCGATGTCTTTGCGCCGACCGGCCAGTACGACCAGAATCGCCTGGCCAACATCGGCCGCAATTACTGGAGCGCCGAGCCGGTGTTCGGCATCAGCTATCTCCAGCCCTCGGGATTCAATGCGGACCTGAAGGTCATGTACGACTTCAATGGGCGCAACGCGGCAACCGGCTATCGCTCCGGCCAGGAGCTGCACGCCGATTTCGCCCTCGGCTGGGGACTCGGCAACGGCTGGACCCTCGGCGCCGGCGGGTACGTCTACCAGCAGACGACCGACGACCGGCAAGACGGCAACACCCTCTCCGGTCACCGGGGGCGCGCCGTAGCGCTGGGGCCGTCCATCCGGTTCGACGGGGGCAAATGGTTCGTGACGGCCAAATACCAGAAGGAATTCGGGGTCCGCAACCGCGCGCAGGGCGAAGGGCTGGTCATCAAGGCCGTCCTGCCCTTCTGA
- a CDS encoding coniferyl-alcohol dehydrogenase, with the protein MTFHGKTIVVTGVSSGIGADTAKLLRLQGARVIGVDRNDPAQSLDGFVKADLSQEATIDDAVRQLPGHIDALANIAGVPGTAPQDTVARVNYLGLRHLTLQLIERMPAGGSIVNISSALGRQWPERIAQHRALAETPDFAAGLAWLAANPVPQATGYQYFKEALIVWTLTQSQKIFLARGIRMNCVAPGPVFTPRLGDFVEMLGAEHVKKEAWRTKRPAFSDEIASVVAFLCSDAARGVTGVNLPVDGGLASTYV; encoded by the coding sequence ATGACCTTCCACGGCAAAACCATCGTCGTCACCGGCGTCAGCTCCGGCATCGGTGCCGACACCGCCAAGCTGCTGCGCCTTCAAGGCGCGCGCGTGATCGGCGTAGACCGCAATGACCCGGCCCAGTCGCTCGACGGCTTCGTCAAGGCCGATCTGTCCCAGGAGGCCACCATCGACGACGCCGTCCGCCAACTGCCCGGACACATCGACGCGCTGGCCAACATCGCGGGCGTGCCGGGCACCGCGCCACAGGACACCGTCGCGCGCGTCAACTATCTCGGGCTGCGCCACCTGACGCTCCAGCTCATCGAACGCATGCCCGCCGGCGGCAGCATCGTCAACATCTCGTCCGCCCTCGGCAGGCAGTGGCCCGAGCGGATTGCCCAGCATCGGGCGCTGGCCGAGACGCCGGACTTCGCGGCGGGACTCGCATGGCTGGCGGCGAACCCGGTTCCACAAGCCACCGGCTACCAGTACTTCAAAGAGGCCCTGATCGTCTGGACCCTTACGCAGTCCCAGAAGATCTTCCTGGCGCGGGGCATCCGCATGAACTGCGTGGCTCCCGGCCCCGTCTTCACCCCGCGCCTCGGGGACTTCGTCGAGATGCTGGGCGCCGAACACGTAAAAAAAGAAGCCTGGCGCACCAAGCGTCCGGCGTTCAGCGATGAGATCGCCTCGGTGGTGGCGTTCCTGTGCAGCGACGCGGCGCGAGGCGTGACCGGCGTCAACCTTCCCGTCGACGGCGGCCTGGCCTCGACCTACGTCTGA